A genomic segment from Bacteroidia bacterium encodes:
- the gldJ gene encoding gliding motility lipoprotein GldJ: MEIRKITGKALFLAGLLALTACNKETSPVTGWAYNDPDNGGFQVLPYTEQETGPGLVLVEGGRFTFGRTEQDVLYDWSNIPRTVTVSSFYMDETEVRNLDYLEYLWWLSRVFGTDDVFKQIYVKALPDTLAWREKLGYNEPYVEYYLRHPSYRDYPVVGVNWMQANDFCSWRTDRVNEYILVREGILDWDPNANGANNFNTDAYLAGKYEGNVKKLIPKPDGSERKVRMEDGIFLPKYRLPTEAEWEYAALGLIGNMSPDYIIKERKLYPWNGQGVRNPEEKFIGDFMGNFKRDRGDNMGIAGYLNDAADITAPVFSYWPNDYGLYNMGGNVSEWVLDTYRTLSPEDMDDFRPFRGNVFKTALKDSTDGTIMVDDGTLLVDSSGFLLTDADGNILSKPGAVMMRNVDIKYKEDRLDERRNYKYSDNINYLDGDHKNSSIFYYADNPGDNYLMYQYPVPANKIQNQRDDLGQNGLINNKSKVYKGGSWKDRAYWMVPGTRRFLDQQQSASWLGFRCAMDRVGSPVGLGNKRAR; the protein is encoded by the coding sequence ATGGAGATCAGGAAAATCACCGGAAAAGCTTTGTTCCTGGCAGGCCTGCTGGCGCTAACTGCCTGTAACAAAGAGACTTCCCCGGTAACGGGTTGGGCCTATAACGACCCGGATAATGGCGGATTCCAAGTACTCCCCTACACTGAGCAGGAAACCGGTCCGGGACTGGTACTGGTGGAGGGCGGGCGTTTCACCTTTGGAAGAACCGAGCAGGATGTACTATATGACTGGAGTAACATTCCGCGAACCGTAACTGTTTCCTCCTTCTATATGGACGAAACCGAAGTCCGCAACCTGGACTACCTGGAGTACCTCTGGTGGCTAAGCAGGGTTTTCGGAACGGATGACGTTTTCAAGCAGATCTATGTTAAAGCCCTTCCCGACACACTGGCGTGGAGAGAGAAGCTGGGATATAATGAACCCTATGTGGAGTATTACCTGCGTCACCCTTCCTACAGGGATTATCCTGTGGTTGGAGTGAACTGGATGCAGGCGAACGATTTCTGTTCGTGGAGAACGGATCGTGTGAACGAATATATTCTTGTGCGTGAGGGCATCCTCGACTGGGATCCCAATGCCAATGGCGCCAACAATTTTAATACCGACGCTTACCTTGCGGGGAAGTATGAAGGAAACGTGAAGAAGCTTATTCCCAAGCCCGATGGTTCAGAGCGTAAGGTAAGAATGGAAGATGGTATCTTCCTGCCCAAGTACCGCCTGCCCACAGAAGCGGAATGGGAATATGCCGCGCTCGGCCTTATTGGTAACATGTCACCCGACTATATTATCAAGGAGCGTAAACTTTATCCCTGGAATGGTCAGGGTGTTCGTAACCCTGAGGAGAAGTTTATCGGAGATTTCATGGGTAACTTTAAACGCGACCGCGGAGATAATATGGGTATCGCGGGTTACCTCAACGATGCCGCTGACATCACTGCGCCGGTGTTCTCCTACTGGCCTAACGACTACGGTCTCTACAACATGGGAGGCAACGTGAGCGAGTGGGTTCTGGATACCTACCGTACACTGAGCCCGGAAGACATGGATGATTTTCGTCCGTTCCGCGGAAACGTATTCAAGACCGCTCTGAAAGATTCTACAGATGGAACCATCATGGTCGACGACGGAACCCTGCTGGTCGACTCTTCCGGATTCCTGCTGACAGATGCAGACGGCAACATCCTTTCCAAACCCGGAGCGGTGATGATGCGGAATGTAGACATCAAGTATAAAGAGGACCGTCTGGATGAACGACGCAACTACAAATATTCTGACAACATCAATTACCTGGATGGAGATCACAAGAATTCCTCCATCTTCTACTATGCAGATAACCCCGGTGATAACTACCTGATGTATCAGTATCCTGTTCCTGCCAACAAGATCCAGAATCAACGTGATGATCTGGGGCAGAATGGCCTGATCAACAACAAATCAAAGGTTTACAAGGGCGGATCCTGGAAGGATCGTGCCTACTGGATGGTTCCGGGCACCCGCCGCTTCCTCGATCAGCAACAATCGGCCTCCTGGCTGGGATTCCGTTGCGCTATGGATCGCGTGGGAAGTCCTGTAGGTTTGGGAAATAAGAGAGCCCGGTAG
- the murF gene encoding UDP-N-acetylmuramoyl-tripeptide--D-alanyl-D-alanine ligase, which translates to MEFHPTDQIYAAFRKHAGICTDTRKLIKGGIFFALKGGQFNGNLFAEKALEQGCTLAVVDDPSVVKGKKYFLVEDVLKTLQDLAKFHRSLLKIPFIGLTGSNGKTTTKELIRAVLSRRFKTFATEGNLNNHIGVPLSVLSVTDDSEIAVIEMGANHQGEIAALCEICAPDYGIITNIGKAHLEGFGGPEGVIRAKSELYQYIEQHSGKIFLNRDNPVLTGLIKKADTFTYGTSGLCNILGRQAGNGPLLSVRWKTNNDNAPLEEHSPVQTNLTGIYNLENVLAAIAVGTVFGIPAQEINAGISSYMPGNHRSQVKETDRNTLILDSYNANPTSMRAALENLSGMEGDKMVVLGDMLELGDHSYKEHAEILHLVREKGFGQCILVGPAFTKAITGMKDAPSCDAFENTSEAQTKMKSKLSKLRRHLVLIKGSRGIKLEDLESLF; encoded by the coding sequence ATGGAGTTTCACCCCACCGACCAGATTTACGCCGCATTCCGCAAGCATGCCGGCATTTGTACCGATACACGCAAGCTTATCAAAGGAGGAATTTTCTTCGCCTTAAAAGGCGGCCAGTTCAATGGTAATCTGTTTGCGGAAAAAGCCTTAGAACAGGGGTGTACCCTCGCCGTGGTAGATGACCCTTCGGTTGTAAAAGGAAAAAAATATTTCCTGGTAGAAGATGTACTGAAGACCCTTCAGGATCTGGCTAAATTTCATCGTTCCCTTCTAAAGATTCCCTTCATCGGACTCACCGGGTCGAATGGAAAAACTACTACCAAGGAACTTATCCGTGCCGTGCTCAGCCGGCGCTTTAAAACATTCGCCACGGAAGGAAATCTCAATAATCATATCGGGGTTCCTCTCAGTGTACTTAGTGTAACGGATGATTCGGAAATCGCGGTTATTGAAATGGGGGCGAATCATCAGGGAGAGATTGCCGCACTTTGTGAGATCTGCGCGCCGGATTACGGAATCATCACGAACATCGGAAAAGCCCACCTGGAAGGTTTCGGAGGCCCCGAAGGTGTGATCAGGGCAAAGAGCGAACTGTATCAGTATATCGAACAGCACAGCGGCAAGATCTTTCTGAACCGCGATAACCCGGTGCTCACCGGGCTGATTAAAAAAGCAGATACCTTCACGTACGGTACATCCGGGCTGTGTAATATTCTCGGCAGACAGGCAGGAAACGGCCCGCTGCTTTCGGTGCGCTGGAAAACCAACAATGATAATGCACCGCTGGAGGAACACTCCCCGGTACAAACCAATCTTACCGGAATATATAATCTGGAAAATGTGCTTGCCGCCATTGCAGTAGGTACCGTATTTGGGATTCCCGCTCAGGAAATCAATGCGGGTATTTCCTCCTATATGCCGGGAAATCACCGCTCACAGGTAAAAGAAACCGACCGCAATACACTTATTCTGGATTCGTATAATGCCAATCCAACCAGCATGCGCGCCGCCCTGGAAAATCTTTCAGGAATGGAAGGGGATAAAATGGTTGTTTTGGGAGATATGCTCGAATTGGGCGATCACAGTTACAAAGAACATGCGGAAATCTTACATCTGGTCCGTGAAAAAGGATTCGGACAGTGCATACTGGTAGGACCTGCCTTCACAAAGGCTATCACCGGAATGAAGGATGCGCCGTCCTGCGATGCCTTTGAAAATACTTCAGAGGCTCAAACAAAAATGAAAAGCAAACTTTCCAAATTGCGCCGGCACCTTGTTCTCATCAAAGGCTCCAGGGGTATCAAACTGGAAGATCTGGAAAGTTTATTCTGA